One Equus asinus isolate D_3611 breed Donkey chromosome 26, EquAss-T2T_v2, whole genome shotgun sequence genomic window carries:
- the CD177 gene encoding CD177 antigen isoform X1 has product MSPALLLALLGIALMLPRVQALTCQLGTGEAVMNVSDMPLHWTVTNQQVCEDGWGCQDTLLLTENGPQVNLVLSKGCTPEADHEARVTQHSAGPGLSIVSYTHVCRNEDLCNNVPNTLPLWDSLPPTVPGSVRCPVCLSTEGCASATELTCPAGDTHCYNGILLISGGGIFTSLRLQGCTSEAGCNLLNNIEKIGALTVREYCIHEDPASSNQDVLTCQRGVMVKLQTNSAQTPVEWTASGSQTCEAGEMCQETLLLVDVGHRSLIVGSKGCTQIRTHESPTVTVHSGPPGMLVASYARFCSSSGCNRADSSSVLLDAIPRPAPPVPGDLQCPACVELFGSCSQNSDIVTCPKGTIRCYRGSINLRGGGLSSSLDLQGCMAQPSRYLLNHRHNIGVFSVIENLSTRLQDKKNSFITE; this is encoded by the exons ATGAGCCCTGCCCTGCTGCTGGCCCTCCTGGGCATCGCCCTCATGCTGCCCC GAGTGCAGGCCCTGACCTGTCAGTTAGGGACAGGTGAGGCTGTGATGAATGTATCGGACATGCCCCTCCACTGGACGGTGACGAATCAGCAAGTCTGTGAGGATGGCTGGGGTTGCCAAGACACGCTGCTGCTCACTGAGAATG GACCCCAAGTGAACCTGGTGCTCAGCAAGGGCTGCACCCCGGAGGCAGATCATGAGGCCCGTGTCACCCAGCACAGCGCAGGCCCCGGCCTCTCCATCGTCTCCTACACCCATGTGTGCCGCAACGAGGACTTATGCAACAATGTCCCCAACACCCTCCCACTCTGGGACTCATTGCCCCCAACAG TCCCGGGGTCCGTGCGGTGCCCAGTCTGCTTGTCCACAGAAGGCTGTGCGTCTGCAACAGAGCTGACCTGCCCTGCTGGGGACACACATTGCTACAATGGGATCCTCCTGATCAGCGGAG GGGGCATCTTCACCAGTCTGAGATTGCAGGGGTGCACGTCTGAAGCAGGCTGCAACCTGCTTAATAACATTGAAAAAATTGGGGCCCTGACTGTGCGTGAGTACTGCATCCATGAAG ACCCTGCTTCATCCAACCAAGATGTCCTGACCTGTCAACGGGGAGTCATGGTGAAGTTGCAGACAAACTCGGCTCAGACACCCGTCGAATGGACTGCGAGTGGGTCCCAGACGTGTGAGGCTGGAGAGATGTGTCAGGAGACGCTTCTGCTGGTAGACGTAG GACACAGATCACTCATAGTGGGGAGCAAGGGCTGCACCCAGATCAGGACACATGAATCCCCGACTGTCACCGTCCACTCGGGGCCCCCCGGAATGCTCGTCGCCTCCTACGCCCGGTTCTGCTCCTCCAGCGGGTGCAACAGGGCCGACAGCAGCAGTGTCCTGTTGGACGCCATCCCCCGTCCAG cTCCCCCTGTCCCTGGAGACCTGCAGTGTCCTGCCTGTGTTGAGTTGTTTGGATCCTGCTCACAGAACTCTGATATTGTTACCTGCCCCAAGGGCACCATTCGTTGTTACCGTGGTTCCATAAATCTCAGGGGAG GTGGGCTGTCCTCCTCATTGGACCTGCAGGGCTGCATGGCCCAACCTTCCAGATATCTGTTGAACCATAGGCACAATATTGGGGTCTTCTCCGTGATCGAAAACCTCTCCACACGGCTACAAGAcaaaaaaaacagttttattactGAATGA
- the CD177 gene encoding CD177 antigen isoform X2, protein MSPALLLALLGIALMLPRVQALTCQLGTGEAVMNVSDMPLHWTVTNQQVCEDGWGCQDTLLLTENGPQVNLVLSKGCTPEADHEARVTQHSAGPGLSIVSYTHVCRNEDLCNNVPNTLPLWDSLPPTVPGSVRCPVCLSTEGCASATELTCPAGDTHCYNGILLISGGGIFTSLRLQGCTSEAGCNLLNNIEKIGALTVREYCIHEDPASSNQDVLTCQRGVMVKLQTNSAQTPVEWTASGSQTCEAGEMCQETLLLVDVAPPVPGDLQCPACVELFGSCSQNSDIVTCPKGTIRCYRGSINLRGGGLSSSLDLQGCMAQPSRYLLNHRHNIGVFSVIENLSTRLQDKKNSFITE, encoded by the exons ATGAGCCCTGCCCTGCTGCTGGCCCTCCTGGGCATCGCCCTCATGCTGCCCC GAGTGCAGGCCCTGACCTGTCAGTTAGGGACAGGTGAGGCTGTGATGAATGTATCGGACATGCCCCTCCACTGGACGGTGACGAATCAGCAAGTCTGTGAGGATGGCTGGGGTTGCCAAGACACGCTGCTGCTCACTGAGAATG GACCCCAAGTGAACCTGGTGCTCAGCAAGGGCTGCACCCCGGAGGCAGATCATGAGGCCCGTGTCACCCAGCACAGCGCAGGCCCCGGCCTCTCCATCGTCTCCTACACCCATGTGTGCCGCAACGAGGACTTATGCAACAATGTCCCCAACACCCTCCCACTCTGGGACTCATTGCCCCCAACAG TCCCGGGGTCCGTGCGGTGCCCAGTCTGCTTGTCCACAGAAGGCTGTGCGTCTGCAACAGAGCTGACCTGCCCTGCTGGGGACACACATTGCTACAATGGGATCCTCCTGATCAGCGGAG GGGGCATCTTCACCAGTCTGAGATTGCAGGGGTGCACGTCTGAAGCAGGCTGCAACCTGCTTAATAACATTGAAAAAATTGGGGCCCTGACTGTGCGTGAGTACTGCATCCATGAAG ACCCTGCTTCATCCAACCAAGATGTCCTGACCTGTCAACGGGGAGTCATGGTGAAGTTGCAGACAAACTCGGCTCAGACACCCGTCGAATGGACTGCGAGTGGGTCCCAGACGTGTGAGGCTGGAGAGATGTGTCAGGAGACGCTTCTGCTGGTAGACGTAG cTCCCCCTGTCCCTGGAGACCTGCAGTGTCCTGCCTGTGTTGAGTTGTTTGGATCCTGCTCACAGAACTCTGATATTGTTACCTGCCCCAAGGGCACCATTCGTTGTTACCGTGGTTCCATAAATCTCAGGGGAG GTGGGCTGTCCTCCTCATTGGACCTGCAGGGCTGCATGGCCCAACCTTCCAGATATCTGTTGAACCATAGGCACAATATTGGGGTCTTCTCCGTGATCGAAAACCTCTCCACACGGCTACAAGAcaaaaaaaacagttttattactGAATGA